In a single window of the Nocardioides massiliensis genome:
- the istB gene encoding IS21-like element helper ATPase IstB: MNALTTDRIRDHATRLGLTHLGTDAAVVTGLVERAEQAQMGYLDFVDLLLEEELGLREGRRFRNALKLSGLPHHKTLEEFDFAFQPDLDVRKVRDLATLEFARAKSNVALLGPPGVGKTMIAVALAVAACQAGFSIYFTTLDDLVRKLRTAEATGRFNRQLAAFLRPAVLVVDEVGYLPLDRAEANMVFQLVSRRYERGSMIITSNKSFAEWGGVLGDDVLATAILDRLLHHCDVLSINGPSYRLKDRFDLVTGGEPMP; this comes from the coding sequence ATGAACGCCTTGACCACCGACCGGATCCGCGACCACGCCACCAGGCTCGGGCTGACCCACCTCGGCACCGACGCCGCCGTGGTCACCGGGCTGGTCGAGCGCGCCGAGCAAGCCCAGATGGGTTACCTCGACTTCGTCGACCTGCTCCTCGAAGAAGAGCTCGGGCTGCGCGAGGGCCGCCGGTTCCGCAACGCCTTGAAGCTCTCGGGGTTGCCGCACCACAAGACCCTCGAGGAGTTCGACTTCGCCTTCCAGCCCGACCTCGACGTCCGCAAGGTCCGCGACCTGGCCACCTTGGAGTTCGCACGCGCCAAGTCCAACGTCGCCCTCCTGGGCCCGCCCGGGGTCGGGAAGACGATGATCGCGGTCGCGCTCGCGGTCGCGGCCTGCCAAGCGGGATTCTCGATCTACTTCACCACCCTCGACGACCTGGTCCGCAAGCTCCGCACCGCGGAGGCCACCGGCCGGTTCAACCGCCAACTCGCCGCGTTCCTGCGACCAGCGGTTCTCGTCGTCGACGAAGTCGGCTACCTGCCGCTGGACCGCGCCGAGGCGAACATGGTCTTCCAACTCGTCTCACGCCGCTACGAACGCGGCTCCATGATCATCACCAGCAACAAGTCCTTCGCCGAATGGGGCGGCGTCCTCGGCGACGACGTGCTGGCCACCGCGATCCTCGACCGCCTCCTGCACCACTGCGACGTGCTCTCCATCAACGGCCCCTCCTACCGCCTCAAGGACCGCTTCGACCTCGTCACCGGAGGTGAACCCATGCCATAG